A window of Colias croceus chromosome 13, ilColCroc2.1 genomic DNA:
ATCCTAacaactctttaatattgttcTTTTCTAAATGCAACACAGTCAAGCGTTTTAGTCCactaaatgtattattatacaacGCGTCGATGTTTGAGTTATTCgcgtacaatatttttaaatttttacgtCCAATGAAGGCGTGACTTGTTAAACTACCAAAGTTATTACCATCTAAATACAGTTCTGTAGCGTCCATAGGAATACTGCTGGGTATTTCGGCATACCCAGCTGCCGAACAGTCCACTATATTAGCCGACCACGGTTGGTCGTGATAACACGTACAGTTCGATGGGCACGTCATTTCACAATCACAAGCGTCGAAATCACAACAATGACACAATGTAAAACAGTGcgttttatatgtacacaaaaactgAGATGACTCCGCTTCTACGAGCGGTATATAGGTCCTTTCACGATTAtataacaatttacaataaatacttTCCAAGTCCATCACTCTAGGGTGTTGCCGAAGATGATCTAGTTTATTTATACGTTGAAGCCACTCCATAGTACAGTCACACTGAAAGGGATTTCCACCGATATAAAATTCGGGCAAAGGCCTCCCCGGATCAACTGGAGTTAAGCGAAGCGCATTGAGATCCATACTAGTGATCTGATTTGCATACAAATCGACTCTCGTTAAATTGGTTTTTCCGACAAAAGTTTGGGCTTCAACTTGTGTAATTTGATTATCGTTCAAGAAAAGAAGCTCAACACTGCTGGGAATAGAGTATGTAAATATCTTCGTCATTTTGTTGAAGCTTACGTCGAGAGTTTGTAATCGTAACTCTTTATCTATGCGATAGTTATTTCCCAATTCTTTGATGTTATTGCTGTGGAGATCTAACCACTGTAGTCCCGTGGGTATAACAGAGTAATCAAACCAGTCTATTTTGTTATCTGACACGTTCAACCACAACAGAGAAGGTATATTTACGAACAGGCCTTGGATGTCTGTGAGTTGGTTCGCATCTAATCTAATCGcctgtaaattttttaatgacTCAAATGCGCTCATGTCAATATGTCTCAATTTATTTCTTgctaaattcaaaatttgcaAAGACGGCAAGTCTGTGAATACGTCTTTgctaatattttctaatttatttcCAATAAGACGTAATCCGTATACATTATGAAGACCAACAAAGCCCGATTCTTCCAGAGATGTTATCTGATTTTCGCCGAGATCGAGTGTCCTCAATAAACGCATATTTCTGAGCGCTATGGGCACTTTTTTCAAGCGGTTGCCGTTTAAATTTAGATCTTGTAATGATGATGTATTACGGAATGCTTCTGGATGCAACTCTTCGAGGCGGTTATTATCAATTGATAGTAAAGATAATACATAAAGTCCATTCAAAGCGTAGGCATCGATATGAGTAATTTtgttataagataaaattaaagtgtGCAAATTATTCATTGGTGCAAATGTGTCGGCGGCAATATTCTCCAACATATTGtgttgtatatttaaaatctgCAGTGTGTATAAATCTTTAAAGATTTTGGGTTCAAGCTTCGTCAATCTGTTGTTAGATAAGTTTAGTAGCACCATTCTAATAAGACCGGCGaaagtattttcatttatCCAAGTGCTTGTAAGATGGTTATTTGATAAATCCAATGCTAACAATTGGTCAAGGTTAGCAAACAAAATAGGTGAAAGCACACTGATTGAATTATTCTGTAAGTATATTTCTTTTATCACTGGTCTACAATCTTTAAATAAGTCTTGTGGGAGAgcaacaattttattgtttgagaggtctataatttgtaactgTTTTAAGCCTGATAGGGCCTTGTCAGCAACCATTGAAATCTCGTTATCATGTATGTGTAATTCTTTTAGCCTTCGTAGGGCGTGGAAACCATTTTCTGGCATCAGCACAAAATGATTGTTTGATGCATCCAAGACTTCTATGTCCAACGAGCACGAGGCATGTGGCATTGATGCAGATGGTGGTGGTCCCTCATGATCACTAATTAAAGCTTGATGCATTGCTCTCTCTCTAAACCCCAAATCGCTGACATCCTGAAGTCTATTCGAGGAAAcgtttaaataaactaaattagtGAGAGGGCAGAATAAATTTTCAGGAAACGACCAGATGTTGTTAAAACTTAGGTCTAATTTCTCTAACTGTCGTACCGCAGTAAAACTTTCAGACGCAATCTCCAAGCTCATGGCGGCCCACTCAGTATTTTTCGTTCGTATCGTTAAATTTCGAAGATCTCTTAAACCGGAGAGAACACCGGGTGGCCATCTTCCAATTTTACAGTTGTCCAA
This region includes:
- the LOC123696639 gene encoding toll-like receptor 6, with the protein product MAIQEMSFKNSFISQITFLFVVALNVADQSSLPLKYEAPDDCQWWLKGPNDAHEVSLTCKLRTINSEFDTTNFSVIPSEHTTSLRIECNEEMMYKSSLDDRSFAHLVKLRELILDNCKIGRWPPGVLSGLRDLRNLTIRTKNTEWAAMSLEIASESFTAVRQLEKLDLSFNNIWSFPENLFCPLTNLVYLNVSSNRLQDVSDLGFRERAMHQALISDHEGPPPSASMPHASCSLDIEVLDASNNHFVLMPENGFHALRRLKELHIHDNEISMVADKALSGLKQLQIIDLSNNKIVALPQDLFKDCRPVIKEIYLQNNSISVLSPILFANLDQLLALDLSNNHLTSTWINENTFAGLIRMVLLNLSNNRLTKLEPKIFKDLYTLQILNIQHNMLENIAADTFAPMNNLHTLILSYNKITHIDAYALNGLYVLSLLSIDNNRLEELHPEAFRNTSSLQDLNLNGNRLKKVPIALRNMRLLRTLDLGENQITSLEESGFVGLHNVYGLRLIGNKLENISKDVFTDLPSLQILNLARNKLRHIDMSAFESLKNLQAIRLDANQLTDIQGLFVNIPSLLWLNVSDNKIDWFDYSVIPTGLQWLDLHSNNIKELGNNYRIDKELRLQTLDVSFNKMTKIFTYSIPSSVELLFLNDNQITQVEAQTFVGKTNLTRVDLYANQITSMDLNALRLTPVDPGRPLPEFYIGGNPFQCDCTMEWLQRINKLDHLRQHPRVMDLESIYCKLLYNRERTYIPLVEAESSQFLCTYKTHCFTLCHCCDFDACDCEMTCPSNCTCYHDQPWSANIVDCSAAGYAEIPSSIPMDATELYLDGNNFGSLTSHAFIGRKNLKILYANNSNIDALYNNTFSGLKRLTVLHLEKNNIKELLGFELSPLENLRELHLQDNKIHYIDNRTFIGLMYLEVLRLEGNNIYSFAVWQFTMNPYLVEISLSRNPWSCDCQYIHKFRSWFKSNLGKVEDADKITCIFDNLTNAVGPHMTDFNSTICTSHVGGVSSIIENQVINDYLPLLLISLCVFVISSVLICGVFYWRRELRVWIYYHCGFRMCYKSTAFDDEADKDRLFDAYISYSVKDEAFVAQMLAPGLESTDPSFRLCLHYRDFNASAYVADTIIEAVESSKRTIIVLSKNFINNEWCRFEFKTALHEVLKERRRRLIIILLGDLPNRDIDPELRLCLKANTCIEWGDRQFWQKLRFAMPDLRKCQYHRSTVNIYASVSPVGAGRAPAPPPPPPPGKLPPLLADGLADRLAVSTSVHARDPHPHRIPPHAQLWA